In Melioribacteraceae bacterium 4301-Me, a genomic segment contains:
- a CDS encoding tetratricopeptide repeat protein, protein MESLKRLGIAHMQAGRYGEAIDQFNKFIAANPQFAEGYNLRGLCYEKRAEYQYAVLDFRRAIALNPSNDEYRKNLNRTLTAWHKLLYQNIQGYKRDIAVDPKKPSPYLEIGKCYRWLEEWKEAEKWYDEYLKRDDNASPDEIIRYTEILAKTGSILKGEKILKKYVERFPDDWRLWSRYGYFTLWLGKYKIAEDAFKKALGFKPFFKEAQDGLDLVKNQGYLVMYQPRSFERLYPIDRYYAVLKNNPDQDEVRFKLVKELIKANRYEEAYQQLQRLQTKHSEEEQFKSLWQTVTSFRDSLFNSDINKYTSIIKESPSDKNAVLKLADAYGNMLYYDSALVVLSNFLRNIPDDQELDVRFKYAQYSAWNYQWENAISTLNSLLKYDPNNLEYQLLRGQIAAWTVQDMDLGEQYLLNVYNKMPHDIRAPLALTTIYSWKNDYEKAKKYLDVAKSIAPNSPEVITAESNYELHLSAYKELQTFEIRNQAGKLAAEGKCDEALAKYDEYKSQRTALTKDELLEYADINSCVKNYGKAIEIYDSLLSQEFDYDVALRRAKNYLWNGDSLQAVDELENLHKIQPDNMDTYLFLGDAYMAVKRYDEAEEVFQDLYKKVLENQKKKLMSQQQIKSEPEPVKIVREPETDLLTNLSDEEVKEMINQRLMFLGDAYMQKKKYAAADDLYEQALEQTKDTSTIRMLKQRIEWLPPYGFSASIHNIGRLFGYLLPTNIGISPLSNFYADNQKLKFHNYGLLFEGGFIGSLSLGASWIRTNIYSSINNKQFTAFSGRASLFLLKFFTVSGSYGLLNILGEPIKYIGDLTMRYEKQSDISSVSISGYYNNNDARLVLYSQNIVNFRSKIEMYRFNAAYELLKKFKVSGYYAYYKISDSNEGNDLLLRIGRQFLLNSFFGYEYYFSDYAFISPFYYSPQNFTSHSLWGEYQYVPEKNLKLLFGGKIGYVPSVDFVISEISAEISFNPFELLVINGKLSLSNSFRYDSNYKSFSASVSAYWSIF, encoded by the coding sequence TTGGAAAGCTTAAAACGACTTGGCATAGCACATATGCAAGCAGGTCGTTATGGCGAGGCTATTGACCAGTTTAATAAGTTCATAGCTGCTAATCCTCAATTTGCCGAGGGTTATAATTTAAGGGGACTTTGCTATGAAAAAAGAGCAGAATATCAGTATGCCGTGTTAGATTTTAGAAGAGCCATAGCATTAAACCCCTCAAATGATGAGTATAGAAAAAATCTTAATAGAACCTTAACAGCATGGCATAAGTTGCTTTATCAAAATATACAGGGTTATAAAAGAGATATTGCAGTTGACCCCAAGAAACCGTCTCCATATTTAGAAATTGGTAAATGTTATCGCTGGCTGGAAGAATGGAAAGAAGCAGAAAAGTGGTACGATGAATACCTAAAAAGAGATGATAATGCCTCACCTGACGAAATTATTAGGTACACAGAAATTTTGGCTAAGACAGGCTCCATCTTAAAAGGAGAGAAAATATTGAAAAAATATGTTGAAAGATTTCCCGACGACTGGAGACTTTGGAGCAGGTACGGGTATTTTACTCTTTGGCTTGGTAAATATAAAATTGCTGAAGATGCATTTAAGAAAGCATTGGGATTTAAACCATTCTTTAAAGAAGCTCAGGATGGACTGGACCTCGTAAAAAATCAAGGCTATCTTGTGATGTATCAACCTAGATCTTTTGAAAGACTTTACCCAATTGATAGATATTATGCAGTACTTAAAAATAACCCCGACCAAGATGAGGTTCGTTTTAAGCTCGTTAAAGAATTAATAAAGGCTAATCGCTATGAAGAAGCATATCAACAGCTTCAAAGATTGCAGACTAAGCATAGTGAAGAGGAACAATTTAAAAGTCTATGGCAAACTGTAACGAGCTTTAGGGACAGCTTATTTAACTCAGATATAAATAAGTATACGAGCATTATCAAAGAAAGTCCTTCGGATAAAAATGCCGTATTAAAATTAGCAGATGCTTACGGCAACATGTTGTATTATGATAGTGCTCTGGTAGTGTTATCAAATTTTTTGCGCAATATTCCTGATGACCAAGAATTAGATGTTAGGTTTAAATATGCGCAATATAGTGCTTGGAATTACCAATGGGAAAATGCAATTTCAACTTTAAATTCATTATTAAAATATGATCCTAATAATCTTGAGTATCAATTATTGCGCGGCCAAATTGCTGCATGGACTGTTCAAGATATGGACTTGGGAGAACAGTATTTGTTGAATGTTTACAATAAAATGCCACACGATATTAGAGCACCGCTTGCTTTAACTACAATTTATTCATGGAAAAACGATTACGAAAAAGCAAAAAAATATTTAGATGTTGCTAAATCGATTGCACCTAATAGCCCTGAAGTAATAACAGCCGAAAGTAATTATGAACTTCATTTATCAGCTTACAAAGAATTGCAAACATTTGAAATTAGGAATCAAGCCGGTAAACTTGCCGCAGAAGGTAAGTGTGATGAGGCATTAGCTAAATATGATGAATATAAATCACAGCGTACCGCATTAACTAAAGATGAACTGCTTGAATATGCCGATATCAATTCTTGCGTTAAAAATTATGGCAAAGCTATAGAAATTTATGATAGTTTGCTGTCACAAGAGTTTGATTATGATGTTGCACTAAGAAGAGCAAAAAACTATTTGTGGAATGGCGACTCTTTACAAGCTGTAGATGAGTTGGAGAACTTGCATAAAATTCAACCTGATAACATGGACACATATTTATTCCTTGGCGATGCTTATATGGCAGTTAAACGTTATGATGAAGCTGAAGAGGTCTTTCAAGATTTGTACAAAAAAGTGTTGGAAAATCAGAAGAAAAAATTAATGAGCCAGCAACAAATAAAGAGTGAGCCGGAGCCTGTAAAAATTGTTAGAGAACCGGAAACGGATCTTTTAACTAATCTATCGGATGAAGAAGTAAAGGAAATGATAAATCAGAGATTAATGTTTTTAGGCGATGCTTATATGCAGAAAAAAAAATATGCAGCTGCTGATGATTTGTACGAACAAGCTTTAGAGCAAACAAAAGATACTTCTACAATTAGAATGCTGAAACAAAGAATAGAATGGCTGCCGCCTTATGGCTTTTCTGCAAGTATTCATAATATTGGCAGGTTGTTTGGCTACTTGCTTCCTACAAATATTGGAATTTCACCGCTGAGTAATTTCTATGCGGATAATCAAAAACTTAAATTTCATAACTATGGTTTACTTTTCGAGGGCGGATTTATTGGCTCCCTATCACTTGGAGCTTCGTGGATAAGAACAAATATTTATTCTTCTATTAACAACAAACAATTTACAGCTTTTAGCGGCAGAGCAAGTTTGTTCCTCTTGAAATTTTTTACCGTATCGGGGTCTTACGGCTTGCTTAATATTTTAGGCGAACCAATTAAATATATTGGCGATTTAACCATGAGGTATGAAAAACAGAGTGATATTTCATCAGTTTCTATTTCAGGATATTATAATAATAATGATGCTAGGCTTGTTTTATATTCACAAAACATAGTTAATTTTAGATCCAAAATAGAAATGTACAGATTTAATGCTGCTTACGAATTACTGAAAAAGTTTAAAGTCAGTGGGTATTATGCTTATTATAAAATTTCTGATTCCAATGAAGGCAATGATCTATTGCTTAGAATTGGCCGGCAATTTCTTCTAAATAGTTTCTTCGGTTATGAGTATTATTTTTCCGATTATGCCTTTATATCGCCATTTTATTATTCACCACAAAATTTTACTTCTCACAGCCTTTGGGGTGAATATCAATATGTTCCTGAAAAAAACTTGAAATTATTATTTGGCGGCAAAATTGGATATGTACCGAGTGTTGACTTTGTTATTAGCGAAATTTCTGCCGAAATATCATTTAATCCTTTTGAACTGTTAGTTATAAATGGGAAGCTGAGTTTAAGTAATTCGTTCCGTTATGACTCTAATTATAAAAGTTTCTCTGCTTCTGTTTCTGCTTATTGGAGTATATTTTGA
- a CDS encoding glycosyltransferase family 2 protein, which produces MEKNLQKFQIALDNRELRAPKRKFGKEKMRVIIISGILSIILLLIIIYTLPLTVLSWNGLFVYASIVSLVIFLFVLLIRYFGILFMAYFYLNRYTHEKKDSFYPLVSIIVPVYNEGKILTESISSLLDLDYPNYEIIIVNDGSTDNTAQIAESLVGYQQGRRSLVKVSLINKPNGGKAKALNAGIQYSDAQFVLCMDGDSQLSSNTLRMAMRHFADPTVGAVAGNVKVQNRKKMLTDLQALEYLEGLNMPRSAQGFLKMVNIIPGPIGVFRKIALRDSGFYSSDTFAEDADITLKILANGWKIVYEPNAVAYTEAPATLYQLLKQRYRWTRGILQAIRKHKNYLYNPTLNFNNTLILWAMFYETLIWPAMNIFVNLFFIIVAVFYGMSSFIFLWWLGIAILDLMAAVYCIAVEKEEFRLVPYAIIYRVVFILLIDITKGMATIEEFLGVRMTWGKLERKGFSRAAAPAKG; this is translated from the coding sequence ATGGAAAAAAACTTACAAAAATTTCAAATAGCATTGGATAATAGAGAGCTAAGAGCTCCAAAGAGAAAATTTGGCAAAGAAAAAATGAGAGTAATAATTATATCTGGCATTTTATCGATTATATTATTACTAATAATAATTTACACTTTGCCTCTAACAGTGCTTTCATGGAATGGACTATTTGTTTACGCTTCGATTGTTTCGCTGGTCATATTTTTATTCGTTTTGCTGATTAGATACTTTGGAATTTTATTTATGGCATATTTTTATTTGAATAGATATACACACGAAAAGAAAGACAGCTTTTATCCTTTAGTCTCCATTATAGTGCCGGTTTATAATGAAGGGAAAATTCTAACCGAGTCGATAAGTTCGCTGCTTGATTTGGATTATCCGAATTATGAAATAATTATAGTTAATGATGGTTCAACAGATAACACAGCTCAAATTGCCGAAAGTTTAGTAGGATATCAGCAAGGGAGGAGGTCGTTAGTAAAAGTTTCGTTAATTAATAAGCCAAATGGCGGTAAGGCTAAGGCATTAAATGCTGGTATTCAATACTCGGATGCGCAATTTGTTTTATGTATGGATGGCGACTCGCAGTTATCATCAAATACATTAAGAATGGCTATGAGGCACTTTGCTGACCCTACTGTTGGTGCCGTCGCTGGCAACGTGAAAGTACAAAACAGGAAAAAAATGTTAACAGATTTACAAGCTTTAGAATATCTTGAAGGACTAAATATGCCAAGAAGTGCTCAAGGTTTTTTAAAGATGGTTAACATAATTCCTGGACCAATTGGAGTTTTTAGAAAAATTGCATTACGGGATTCTGGTTTTTATTCGAGCGATACTTTTGCTGAGGATGCGGATATAACGTTAAAAATTTTAGCTAATGGCTGGAAAATCGTTTACGAGCCAAATGCTGTAGCATATACAGAAGCACCTGCTACTCTTTATCAATTGTTGAAACAGCGATACAGATGGACTCGCGGCATATTACAAGCAATAAGAAAGCATAAAAATTATTTATATAATCCAACATTAAATTTCAACAATACTCTGATTCTGTGGGCTATGTTTTACGAGACATTAATATGGCCAGCAATGAATATTTTCGTAAACTTGTTCTTTATTATCGTTGCTGTCTTCTATGGGATGTCTAGCTTTATATTTTTATGGTGGCTTGGAATTGCTATATTAGACTTAATGGCAGCAGTGTATTGTATAGCAGTAGAAAAAGAAGAATTTAGACTTGTCCCTTATGCTATAATTTATCGTGTTGTTTTTATTTTATTAATTGATATAACTAAAGGGATGGCAACAATTGAGGAATTTTTAGGTGTTAGAATGACGTGGGGAAAACTAGAAAGAAAAGGTTTTTCACGAGCAGCTGCACCTGCTAAAGGTTAA